The Microcystis aeruginosa NIES-843 sequence GCACTGGAAGCAGAAAATAGTTATGTCCTGGCCGAGCATCATTGCGCTATTGCTGAGGTGGCTGGTTCTTATCCCAGTATCTGTGGCCATGAATTAGAAATGTTTGCGATGCTGCTTCCCGATTGTACGATCGAACGGACTCACTGGATCAATCAAGGTGAGCAACGATGTGGTTATCTAATTAAGTGCAAGGGATGACAGAGAAAGATTAGTTATCTCTAGACTACCAGCTGCTGTTCCGGCGTTCCCTAAAACCAGAGATTTCCTACCTTGCCATTAAGACAACTGCTATAAGAAAATAGTCATCGAAAATTTGGGTCTGAAACCCCGTCGTTCTACGACGGCTTTACTGTTAAATATGAGCATCGTTTACGAAATATATGCTAAAATGTGAGGTATGGAAAAAGCCTATTCGTTTCGATTTTACCCCACACCCGAACAAGAGTCGCTATTGCGGCGCACTTTGGGCTGTGTAAGATTAGTTTACAACAAAGCTCTCCACGAACGAACACAAGCTTGGTACGAAAAGCAAGAAAGAGTAGGCTACGCTCAAACTTCTTCAATGTTGACTGAGTGGAAAAAACAAGAAGAATTAGACTTTTTAAACGAAGTAAGCTGTGTACCTTTACAACAAGGGTTAAGACACCTACAAACAGCTTTTACTAATTTCTTTGCTGGTCGGACTAAGTATCCTAACTTTAAGAAAAAACATCAAGGAGGAAGTGCCGAATTTACCAAATCTGCTTTTAAGTTCAAAGACAAACAAATCTATTTAGCTAAATGCACAGAACCTTTACCTATTCGATGGTCAAGACAAATACCAGAAAGCTGTGAACCAAGCACAGTAACAGTCAGATTACATCCTTCTGGACGTTGGCATATTTCAATAAGATTTGATGACCCAACGATTAAGCCTCTACCAGTAACAGATAAAGCCATCGGAATTGACTTAGGAATTAGTAGCCTCGTGATTACCAGCGATGGCGATAAAGTGTCTAATCCCAAGCATTTTAAAAAGCATTATCGGAGACTGCGAAAGGCCCAAAAAAGCCTTTCTAGAAAACAGAAAGGCTCAAAGAATCGAGAAAAGGCAAGAATCAAAGTAGCCAGAATTCACGCTCAAATCACGGATAGTAGAAAAGACCATTTACATAAGCTAACCACTCAATTAGTTCGTGAAAATCAAACGATTGTAGTTGAGAATTTAGCTGTCAAGAATATGGTCAAAAACCCGAAATTATCTCAGGCAATATCTGACGTTAGTTGGGGTGAAATCACCCGACAATTAGCCTATAAATGCCGTTGGTATGGGAGAAACTACATCGAAATAGATAGATGGTTTCCTAGTTCTAAACGGTGCAGTAATTGCGGGTATATTGCTGAGAAAATGCCGTTAAATGTTCGAGAGTGGGACTGTCCGAACTGTGGGACTCACCATGACCGAGATATTAACGCCAGTAAAAATATTTTGGCCGCAGGGCTTGCGGTGTCAGTCTGTAGAGCGACCATAAGACCAGAACAGAGTAAATCTGTTAAGGCAGGTGCGAAAAATCCTTCGGGAAAGAAGCAGAAACCTAAATCGTGAGGTTTGGGAATCACCGTCCGTTTACGGCGGTGAGGATGTCAACGGATAGCCAGTCGTCTAGAAATTAGTGCCTAAAAAGCTTGACATATAGACAATTATTTCCTAAGATGAACTTGTTTTTTACAACAATACAGCGTTTCTCAGATACATGAGGTTCATTCTTGCATCTGAAATACTTGATTAGCAAGGATTAGTCTCTGCTTCGCCTTTACCAGAAAGGCTGTAACTAATATGAACAACAATCAAGACTTGAACGACTAAATTAGTCAAAAAAATCTGATAATTATGTTAAAACAACCTTCATTTTTTATTGTTGGCGCACCAAAATCTGGAACCACGGCTCTTTGTAAATATCTGAGTAGACATCCTCAAATTTTTATCCCAGCAGAAAAAGAACTCAGATATTTTAATAGTAATGATCCTGTTTTCACCTTAGAAAAATATCTCAATTTTTTTCGGGATGGACAGAAAATGATTTGTGGAGAAGGAACCCCCTCTTATCTAAGGAGTGAAACTGCCGCCGCTCGAATTTATGAATTCAATCCCGAGGCGAAAATTATTATTATGTTGCGCGAACCCGTGGCTTTACTCTATTCTTTTCATGCTCAACTGTTATGGGACGGCAGCTCGGAAGATGAGACAGATTTTTTAAAAGCACTTAATTTAGAAAATGAGCGCAGAGCAGGAAGATGTATACCAGAAAAGTGTTCAAATGTAGAAAAATTATTTTATAGAAATGTTGTCCAATTTACGGCACAAATTAAAAGATACTTGCGGTATTTTGACAAAAGTAAAATTCACATTATTATCTTTGATGATTTCGTCAACAAGACCGATGAATCTTATCGAGAAGTTCTCAGATTTTTAGAAGTAGAGTATAGTTTTACTACCACATTTAACTCAACTAATAGCCGAAAAAAGGTTCGTAGCTATTTTCTACAAGATCTGTATAAAAGACCACCAGCAAAATTACTAGAGATTGGTAAATATTTTATTCCTTTACCTCAAGAACAAAGAAGAGAACTCTTGAAGAAAATTAAAGACTATCTCAAAAAAACGAACAAGCAAGTCCTATCCAAAGACGAGAAAAAACTGCCCATTGATATCCATAAAGCCTTACAGCAGGAGTTCATTCCAGAAATACAGCAGTTAAGTCAGTTGATTGATAGAGATTTGAGTCATTGGCTCTTATAGCTGAACTTTCCCCCAAGAAAAATCACGAAAGCCTTCCCCCGAGGTAGTTGTATCGATTTTTGAACTAGCCGTTATCGGGTACAATCGACAAACAAGGCTTCCTTAAAAAATATTCGCTGAATAGTTCAGATACCTAACCTGCACCGCTGCCTAATAAAAATAAACTTAACAGGGTGCCACCATTCCAGAGACTATGAACCAACATCGAGGATAATAAATTTTTCGATCGGGTGTAAACAAAGCCAAGAACACAACCTAGGACGGTTAAAGGCAGCACTTCTGACAAATTTTGGTGAGCCAGGGCGAAAATCAAACTACTAAGAGCGATCGCAGCCCAGACGGGTAGATAACGAGTCAAAGAAGCTAGTAAAAAGCCGCGAAAGACAATTTCCTCGAAAAAAGGAGCGGCAAGGGAAGCAGTAAAGGCAAAACAGAGTAAAGCGAAGGTATTCTGGGATTCTAGAGCTAAAGTCAGCAGCGGGTTACTGCCCCCTTGTCCTTGCCAAATTAGTTGATTAAGCAAAGAAACGATAATAACGAGGGGTAAAGCGACGAAATAGCCGGCCAATCCCCAGAGAAGCCAAGGACTAAAGAGGTTAAAACGAAACCAATCGGGAGGTAAAGGGCGAAAAGGCTTGATCGCTAGGTATAAAACCG is a genomic window containing:
- a CDS encoding RNA-guided endonuclease InsQ/TnpB family protein; the encoded protein is MEKAYSFRFYPTPEQESLLRRTLGCVRLVYNKALHERTQAWYEKQERVGYAQTSSMLTEWKKQEELDFLNEVSCVPLQQGLRHLQTAFTNFFAGRTKYPNFKKKHQGGSAEFTKSAFKFKDKQIYLAKCTEPLPIRWSRQIPESCEPSTVTVRLHPSGRWHISIRFDDPTIKPLPVTDKAIGIDLGISSLVITSDGDKVSNPKHFKKHYRRLRKAQKSLSRKQKGSKNREKARIKVARIHAQITDSRKDHLHKLTTQLVRENQTIVVENLAVKNMVKNPKLSQAISDVSWGEITRQLAYKCRWYGRNYIEIDRWFPSSKRCSNCGYIAEKMPLNVREWDCPNCGTHHDRDINASKNILAAGLAVSVCRATIRPEQSKSVKAGAKNPSGKKQKPKS
- a CDS encoding sulfotransferase family protein — its product is MLKQPSFFIVGAPKSGTTALCKYLSRHPQIFIPAEKELRYFNSNDPVFTLEKYLNFFRDGQKMICGEGTPSYLRSETAAARIYEFNPEAKIIIMLREPVALLYSFHAQLLWDGSSEDETDFLKALNLENERRAGRCIPEKCSNVEKLFYRNVVQFTAQIKRYLRYFDKSKIHIIIFDDFVNKTDESYREVLRFLEVEYSFTTTFNSTNSRKKVRSYFLQDLYKRPPAKLLEIGKYFIPLPQEQRRELLKKIKDYLKKTNKQVLSKDEKKLPIDIHKALQQEFIPEIQQLSQLIDRDLSHWLL